One genomic window of Medicago truncatula cultivar Jemalong A17 chromosome 1, MtrunA17r5.0-ANR, whole genome shotgun sequence includes the following:
- the LOC25482968 gene encoding putative protein phosphatase 2C-like protein 44 isoform X1 — MGIRDFHFKVKALRVKLSCLGNRKVRRNNGVGSKQSWMMPISHGHHVVEHDWINGDSDDCEFDSVVIQREQIGETELWYCGIFDTLVGDCVTKYLQANYFDKNLKESHLRRKAKETLKRAYLGAKTKIREMHKSDETCIIGSTSVMIINGEKLVLANIGDYRTVLCRDGVAYQTIGKHNQSSKKHWFHRLFSACESGNATGTKASKASELVVGSYWIDSSTEFVILASNGIWEVMKNQEAVNLIRHIEDPQEAAECLAKEALVRMSRSHISCLIIRFD, encoded by the exons ATGGGAATAAGAGATTTTCACTTCAAAGTCAAG GCACTTAGGGTGAAACTCTCATGTTTAGGAAATAGAAAGGTAAGAAGAAATAATGGAGTTGGAAGCAAGCAATCATGGATGATGCCAATATCACATGGTCATCATGTAGTGGAGCATGATTGGATTAATGGTGATTCTGATGACTGTGAGTTTGATTCAGTTGTGATACAAAGAGAGCAAATTGGTGAGACAGAATTGTGGTATTGTGGAATCTTTGATACTTTGGTTGGAGATTGTGTTACCAAATATTTGCAAGCCAATTATTTTGACAAGAATCTCAAAGAG TCTCATTTGAGGAGAAAAGCCAAAGAAACACTCAAGAGAGCATACCTAGGTGCAAAAACAAAGATCAGAGAGATGCACAAATCAGATGAAACATGCATCATAGGTTCAACATCTGTGATGATAATAAATGGAGAAAAACTCGTGCTAGCCAACATCGGAGATTACAGAACTGTTTTGTGTAGAGATGGTGTAGCTTATCAGACAATTGGAAAGCACAATCAATCATCTAAGAAACATTGGTTTCACAGACTTTTTTCAG CATGTGAATCAGGTAATGCAACAGGTACAAAGGCTTCTAAAGCTTCAGAACTTGTGGTTGGAAGTTATTGGATTGACTCTAGTACTGAATTTGTTATCTTGGCAAGCAATGGCATATGGGAG GTGATGAAGAACCAAGAAGCAGTGAATCTTATCAGGCACATAGAGGATCCACAAGAAGCAGCAGAGTGTTTGGCTAAGGAAGCATTGGTTAGGATGAGCAGAAGCCATATTTCATGTTTAATCATTCGATTTGATTGA
- the LOC25482968 gene encoding putative protein phosphatase 2C-like protein 44 isoform X3, whose translation MGIRDFHFKVKALRVKLSCLGNRKVRRNNGVGSKQSWMMPISHGHHVVEHDWINGDSDDCEFDSVVIQREQIGETELWYCGIFDTLVGDCVTKYLQANYFDKNLKESHLRRKAKETLKRAYLGAKTKIREMHKSDETCIIGSTSVMIINGEKLVLANIGDYRTVLCRDGVAYQTIGKHNQSSKKHWFHRLFSGTKASKASELVVGSYWIDSSTEFVILASNGIWEVMKNQEAVNLIRHIEDPQEAAECLAKEALVRMSRSHISCLIIRFD comes from the exons ATGGGAATAAGAGATTTTCACTTCAAAGTCAAG GCACTTAGGGTGAAACTCTCATGTTTAGGAAATAGAAAGGTAAGAAGAAATAATGGAGTTGGAAGCAAGCAATCATGGATGATGCCAATATCACATGGTCATCATGTAGTGGAGCATGATTGGATTAATGGTGATTCTGATGACTGTGAGTTTGATTCAGTTGTGATACAAAGAGAGCAAATTGGTGAGACAGAATTGTGGTATTGTGGAATCTTTGATACTTTGGTTGGAGATTGTGTTACCAAATATTTGCAAGCCAATTATTTTGACAAGAATCTCAAAGAG TCTCATTTGAGGAGAAAAGCCAAAGAAACACTCAAGAGAGCATACCTAGGTGCAAAAACAAAGATCAGAGAGATGCACAAATCAGATGAAACATGCATCATAGGTTCAACATCTGTGATGATAATAAATGGAGAAAAACTCGTGCTAGCCAACATCGGAGATTACAGAACTGTTTTGTGTAGAGATGGTGTAGCTTATCAGACAATTGGAAAGCACAATCAATCATCTAAGAAACATTGGTTTCACAGACTTTTTTCAG GTACAAAGGCTTCTAAAGCTTCAGAACTTGTGGTTGGAAGTTATTGGATTGACTCTAGTACTGAATTTGTTATCTTGGCAAGCAATGGCATATGGGAG GTGATGAAGAACCAAGAAGCAGTGAATCTTATCAGGCACATAGAGGATCCACAAGAAGCAGCAGAGTGTTTGGCTAAGGAAGCATTGGTTAGGATGAGCAGAAGCCATATTTCATGTTTAATCATTCGATTTGATTGA
- the LOC25482968 gene encoding putative protein phosphatase 2C-like protein 44 isoform X2 translates to MGIRDFHFKVKALRVKLSCLGNRKVRRNNGVGSKQSWMMPISHGHHVVEHDWINGDSDDCEFDSVVIQREQIGETELWYCGIFDTLVGDCVTKYLQANYFDKNLKESHLRRKAKETLKRAYLGAKTKIREMHKSDETCIIGSTSVMIINGEKLVLANIGDYRTVLCRDGVAYQTIGKHNQSSKKHWFHRLFSGNATGTKASKASELVVGSYWIDSSTEFVILASNGIWEVMKNQEAVNLIRHIEDPQEAAECLAKEALVRMSRSHISCLIIRFD, encoded by the exons ATGGGAATAAGAGATTTTCACTTCAAAGTCAAG GCACTTAGGGTGAAACTCTCATGTTTAGGAAATAGAAAGGTAAGAAGAAATAATGGAGTTGGAAGCAAGCAATCATGGATGATGCCAATATCACATGGTCATCATGTAGTGGAGCATGATTGGATTAATGGTGATTCTGATGACTGTGAGTTTGATTCAGTTGTGATACAAAGAGAGCAAATTGGTGAGACAGAATTGTGGTATTGTGGAATCTTTGATACTTTGGTTGGAGATTGTGTTACCAAATATTTGCAAGCCAATTATTTTGACAAGAATCTCAAAGAG TCTCATTTGAGGAGAAAAGCCAAAGAAACACTCAAGAGAGCATACCTAGGTGCAAAAACAAAGATCAGAGAGATGCACAAATCAGATGAAACATGCATCATAGGTTCAACATCTGTGATGATAATAAATGGAGAAAAACTCGTGCTAGCCAACATCGGAGATTACAGAACTGTTTTGTGTAGAGATGGTGTAGCTTATCAGACAATTGGAAAGCACAATCAATCATCTAAGAAACATTGGTTTCACAGACTTTTTTCAG GTAATGCAACAGGTACAAAGGCTTCTAAAGCTTCAGAACTTGTGGTTGGAAGTTATTGGATTGACTCTAGTACTGAATTTGTTATCTTGGCAAGCAATGGCATATGGGAG GTGATGAAGAACCAAGAAGCAGTGAATCTTATCAGGCACATAGAGGATCCACAAGAAGCAGCAGAGTGTTTGGCTAAGGAAGCATTGGTTAGGATGAGCAGAAGCCATATTTCATGTTTAATCATTCGATTTGATTGA